The Ostrinia nubilalis chromosome 17, ilOstNubi1.1, whole genome shotgun sequence genome contains a region encoding:
- the LOC135080099 gene encoding uncharacterized protein LOC135080099: MEIKRKGEHKLPLLKKIRRLEKKIISLPESDDEVKEIEGEIESENENDHPETEFLEDLILDEDYNKKEELGDEVLNILGVAPAPTPKNALLLKQIAERWCEILEKGLKKDEKETVTKDNPAFQNVLKMCAQKHNKEVAAALNDRAKRRDQVIETRQKQMSTALACVGHAVQMCIGDH, from the exons ATGGAAATAAAAAGGAAAGGAGAACATAAACTTCCTCTACTGAAAAAGATTCGACGGttggaaaagaaaataatcaGTTTACCGGAATCCGATGACGAAG TTAAGGAGATTGAAGGTGAAATTGAAAGTGAAAATGAGAATGATCATCCTGAAACAGAATTCCTTGAGGATCTTATCCTTGACGAGGATTACAACAAAAAGGAGGAATTAGGGGATGAAGTACTGAATATACTAGGAGTGGCTCCCGCTCCAACCCCTAAGAATGCACTTCTGCTCAAACAAATTGCTGAGAGATGGTGCGAGATCCTGGAGAAAGGACTGAAAAAAGATGAAAAAGAAACAGTTACAAAAGACAATCCAGCCTTCCAGAATGTACTCAAGATGTGTGCTCAAAAACATAATAAGGAAGTTGCCGCTGCTCTAAATGACAGGGCTAAGAGAAGGGATCAAGTAATTGAAACCCGACAGAAACAAATGTCCACAGCCTTGGCCTGTGTAGGCCATGCTGTACAGATGTGTATCGGAGATCATTAA